The sequence ACACCCCATCTGTTCTTCGTATACAGTACTGAATCGGACACTGTCCACTTAGACCAGGAAGAACCACTGGTCCAGGAAAGCTGGCCGCTGCCGTCTGTCACCATCACCTGATCCGCAGCCCCGTCAGCCGCCGGAAACTCATAGCCTGTAGACTCGTCGCCGAACCGAATATGCGGCATATCCACCATAAAGGTCGAATCCTGAGTTAATTTGCCGGCGATACCGAAAAGGTAAGAATAACCAGCACCCGTAGTAATCGTATCCGCATAACCACCGAGAATCGCCGAATAACTACCTCCAACATAATTCTGGCTTCCACCCCCGATTGTTCCATAATAAGCCGAGCAATTATTATTATCTCCACCACTGACCACACCGTAGTTCCCAGAAACCTCATTACTCTCACCACCACCTATTGTGGCATATCGGTTAATGACTGTATTATCTTGGCCACCTCCGATCGTAGCACAGGCGTCTTCAGCACTGTTGTTCCAGCCGCCGCTTATCGTTGCATACCAATGGCTTGCTGTATTACTCTCGCCGCCGCCGATTACAGCGTACGCACTATCAGCAGTGTTACTGCTCCCGCCGCTGATGGTCGCTCCATTCCAGGCGGCGATATTTCCATATCCTCCAGTTACAGTGCAGTAGACTAAATCTTCCCCGCTGGTGCCTGTGGTGCAGGCTATACCAAGATTTGTGTGGGTATAAACATCATTACCAAAAAGCATATTACCTGCTCCGCCCCGGGCAATACCGAGATAATCAGCGGTAAAGAGCACTGAATCGAGCGGCGCACTACCTCTGGTCCAATCATTGTCCGCCGTTGCATTACGCGCATACTCCGCAGTATCTGAATAGGTCGCAGTATAGGCATAACCCACTGATGTAATCCGCGTGCGCGGTGACAAGACCTCTCCTCCCACAGTCAACTCCAACCAGCGCGCCGTATCGACGGTGAAAACCGAATCCGGTATCGCATTCACACTCCCCAACAACACACTGAATACCCCGCGTTCGATGATCACGCCGGTCTGGGTTTCATTCCACAACTCGTTACCACCGCTTGATGCATCATAAATCTTGAAGACCATATCCAGCGTGTCATCAAGCGGGATCTGCAGGGTATCGGTCAGATATCCCTGGTAATTGAGCAATTGCGGTACTGAACGCTCTGAAGGTGTACCAATGGAAAAACCATGCTGGCTATAAGCAACAGCCGTTAATACAATCATAAAAAAAACGCTTAAGAACAAAGGTCTTTTATTCATTTTCTCTCCTTTCGACCATACTTATCCCATTCTTTTTTAAGTTTGACATTACCCCCTTTTTTTCAAAGATCCGGGCATTAACCCGAAAAATTCATTCTCGACGGGAATTATAACAAATCCGGTTGAACATCGAAATATCATACTTTTCGATTTATCTCTTCTTCACCCTGCTTTTCTTGGTGGATAAAACCACTTTTCTGAATTCATAACCACAACTGCTGCAGTAGTAAGACAGGGGATTCACGATGGTGTGACCGCATTCAGGACATTCTGAGATTAATCTGCAACCGCATAAAGGACAATAATTCTGGTTTCCGTCACCGAAAAAATTGCATCTGGGACATAAAGAAATTTTCACATAGAATTATAGTTTGTTGTTATTAGAATTTTATTAGAATAGAACCAAAAACAAATTATAAAAAACAGTAAAGGAAATCAAAAGCTAATGGAGACCCCTTATTTTTTCGATTATTTTTTTTGTCTCGATTGAAGGTTCTATCCCTACGCTGTTTTTAAGGATGGAAACGAGCCTTTCGTATTGACGGAAGGCTTTTACTCTCTCTCCCAATTCAACATAAGAATGAATAATTATCCGATGTGCCGTCTCATTTATCGGATCTTTTTCCAGAAGTCGATAACAACATCGTATCGCTTCAAAATACTCAAATTTTTTACAAAAACGATTTGCGAGCCAGATTGTCAATTCTTCAATCTTGGAATTTATCTGTAAACGTTTCGTCTCGACGATTCGATTATGGAATTCAGGCAGAAAATTACCCGCCGAGATTTTCAGTGCCTCATCCGCATATTTCTGTGCCTGATGTATTTTATTATATCTCAAGTTCTGTTTATATTTCTGATATCGCTTTTCAAAAGTCCATAAATCAAAGCCGATTTTTTCTCTATCAACAAAATATACTTTATCCTGATGAATGATATAACCGGCACCGAGCACCTCACGTAATGTCGAAAGAGTAAAATGGAAGTTGTTCCTGGCTTCTCTGGTACCGAACTCAGGCCAGAGAATCAATGCAAGCTCCTCCCAGGTCATCCCCCCTGTCTCTGTGCCGACCAATAATAGACAAAACATTTCACGTGCCTTCGCTGATTTCCATTCGCGGCTCGTTAAAACATCCATCTTCTCGGAACGACTTACTTTAAGCCCCCCGAAAGATCTTACCACCAACCTTTCTCTTTCAGACGGCAGAGTAATCTTCTCCGATAATCCTGTATTCCGACTCCATCGAATATAAGCAACCGCCTTCGGCACCGCTTTTATTTTATTCAACACCGCTATACCTTCCTTGAATATCCCGACATCCTGCAAAAAAATTCCGGTCTCACAAAGCATCAACCCTAAACAACTGAACGCCTTATGCTTTTTCAAAATCTCTGTTCCTTTCCTAACATTGCTTAAAGACGACTTTTTACCGTCAACCAGGTGGTCCATAATACCCTTTAAAATCAGAGCCATCGCAAATTCAATGTTTAAACCATATTTTGCCGATAATTTAAGCGCCTTAGTTATAAAACCCTTCATCCTCTTATATTCCTTCAACCTTAAATAATATTTCGCCCATAAAATATGAAGATTAACAATCCATTCCTCCTGGCCATCCACATCAGGAACCGTAGTGGAGTATTCTTTCAAAATCGCGTAAGCTTCATTCAATCGGCCCGATTCGATCAGAGTATTGGCTTTGCCGATATTACAGGAAAATCTGTGATATTCCTTACCCGTACATTCAATCGCTTTATCAAAGTACCTTCGGGAATCATCATATTTCCCTTCAAAGTAAGTGCAGATCGCCATAGCTTCCCAGAGAATGGGTAATTTATATTCTCTGCCGCTGGTATAAATCATCTGCTGATAATATGAAAACAATTCATAAGCTTCCTTGAAACGACCCATTTTGGAAAATGTCGAAGCGATGTTCACCTGTGCAACCGCTCTTATACCGGAATGGCCGAATCTCTCCGCAATAGTAATCAACTCATTAAAATGTTCTAAAGCGGTTTCATAATTCCCTTCCCGATAGTATATCAGACCGAGCGTATTGAGACCGTAACTGAATGCAACGAAGTTATCCTCAGGAGTATATTCCTTGAGTAATCTTTTGATCATAGTACGGGCTTTTTCAACCTTACCGATGCGTCTCAAGACGAAACAATGACTTATTTTCAAACGAAATACTATCTTTTTAGGGATATTATAACTACCGAGCATCACGAATATTTTCTTTATATACTTTTCCGCCTCTCGGAAACGAAATTGATTATATAGGCTGCGATAAGCGGCTATGTATAGATCGACAGCCAACCGGATGAGTCCGAAACGGATAAGCCGACGTGTGATATCCGACGCCTCATCAGAATCAACAAATTTGTCATTTAAAGTCTGCTCCAGAATATAGAAGTGTGCTTTTATAATCACCGCACCGAGGGAATATTCTTTTTTGCATCTGTTGATCATTGCCAGAGCCAATTTATAATAACTGCAGGCGCTCGCCAGGTCGCCTTTGTTTTCCTGCATTCTGGCTGCATTGAATACCAGACGGCATAACTTCATATTAATCTCTCTTTTGAGAAGCAACGCCGTTGCATGCCGGGCTCTTAAGTTAAATTCGTAAGGAACGGCTTTTTCCAAAATTCTGGCGATATGTCGATGGAGAATACGCCTTCTTTTCTGTGGAATATCCTTCCGTATTACTTCCTGCTGGATAGGATGCAGGAACTGAACGCAATTTGTCTCTATAACGGGGATTAAATAACGTTCGTAGAGTTTCGCCAGGATTCCTTCCATCTGTTTCTTTGACAGACGTAGAACTTTCCTCACCAAATCAGGATCGAACTGTTCTCCCAACAACGAAGAAACTTCAAGGAATGAAACCTCTTCTCTATCTATCTTCTTTATCCTGCGGGCGAATATTTTCTTCAAACTGTGAGGCATCTTTATATTTCTGTAGCCTCTCTTGATCTTCCATCTTTTATCTTCTTCAGAAAAAGAGAGCACATTACTACCACACAATTCCTTCAGCAGTTCTTTTATAAAAAACGGATTTCCTCTGGTAATATCATAAATCCAACGGCAAAACTTGGACGACAAATCCTCTTGAAAGATCGAACAGACCAATCTCACGGTCTCACCCAGGGGAAGTCTTTCGAGCCTGACAGGAAATAAGTTCAGTTTTTCATTCAGGGAGAAATGAGAGCTTTTAAATCCACCCCTCATTCCGTCGGTAAAACATAGAATGAAGAACAGGGGTTTGTCACTGATCCTCTCTATTATGAACTCAAGAAGTTTCCTTGCCGAAGGTTGTAAAAGATGGGCATCATCAATAAAAATAAGTGTGGGTTTCAATCTTGAAATATTTTCAATGACCTGGTAGACGGCGGAAAACAACTCAAGTTCAGTGGCTGCAGCCGGTTCTATCTCCATGGGATAGAACACCTTTAATTGCGGTAATATCTTAAAAATCACGGGGGCATTATCCATAGTGATGAAGTTCGTGATTATCCGAGTATTATAATCAAAATGCTGCAGGGACTGTTCGATGATTGTATTAAAAGGTTCAATAAAATAGTTGTCAGTATCATGAGCTTTCACCCTGAAAGTAAAAAACTCGAATTGACTGATACCATCCAGAAATTTTTCAACCAGCCTCGTCTTTCCGACACCGCTCTCGCCGTATATTAATACAGCCCGGCCCTCGTTTTCAAAAACTCTGTTGAAATGCTCCCGTAATTCAAGCATAATTTCATTTCTACCGATGAACGGCAACGGTTCCCTGTTCAAAAGTCGGCGATAAGTGGTAATGGGTTTTCTGCTGCTGTTTCGGGAAATCAACATATTCAACCTTTAATTATTACCAACGGCTTTTCTTTTAATGAAAGGAAGAGTCTACCTATCGGTAGAGAATTATTTTTTGAC is a genomic window of candidate division WOR-3 bacterium containing:
- a CDS encoding tetratricopeptide repeat protein; the encoded protein is MLISRNSSRKPITTYRRLLNREPLPFIGRNEIMLELREHFNRVFENEGRAVLIYGESGVGKTRLVEKFLDGISQFEFFTFRVKAHDTDNYFIEPFNTIIEQSLQHFDYNTRIITNFITMDNAPVIFKILPQLKVFYPMEIEPAAATELELFSAVYQVIENISRLKPTLIFIDDAHLLQPSARKLLEFIIERISDKPLFFILCFTDGMRGGFKSSHFSLNEKLNLFPVRLERLPLGETVRLVCSIFQEDLSSKFCRWIYDITRGNPFFIKELLKELCGSNVLSFSEEDKRWKIKRGYRNIKMPHSLKKIFARRIKKIDREEVSFLEVSSLLGEQFDPDLVRKVLRLSKKQMEGILAKLYERYLIPVIETNCVQFLHPIQQEVIRKDIPQKRRRILHRHIARILEKAVPYEFNLRARHATALLLKREINMKLCRLVFNAARMQENKGDLASACSYYKLALAMINRCKKEYSLGAVIIKAHFYILEQTLNDKFVDSDEASDITRRLIRFGLIRLAVDLYIAAYRSLYNQFRFREAEKYIKKIFVMLGSYNIPKKIVFRLKISHCFVLRRIGKVEKARTMIKRLLKEYTPEDNFVAFSYGLNTLGLIYYREGNYETALEHFNELITIAERFGHSGIRAVAQVNIASTFSKMGRFKEAYELFSYYQQMIYTSGREYKLPILWEAMAICTYFEGKYDDSRRYFDKAIECTGKEYHRFSCNIGKANTLIESGRLNEAYAILKEYSTTVPDVDGQEEWIVNLHILWAKYYLRLKEYKRMKGFITKALKLSAKYGLNIEFAMALILKGIMDHLVDGKKSSLSNVRKGTEILKKHKAFSCLGLMLCETGIFLQDVGIFKEGIAVLNKIKAVPKAVAYIRWSRNTGLSEKITLPSERERLVVRSFGGLKVSRSEKMDVLTSREWKSAKAREMFCLLLVGTETGGMTWEELALILWPEFGTREARNNFHFTLSTLREVLGAGYIIHQDKVYFVDREKIGFDLWTFEKRYQKYKQNLRYNKIHQAQKYADEALKISAGNFLPEFHNRIVETKRLQINSKIEELTIWLANRFCKKFEYFEAIRCCYRLLEKDPINETAHRIIIHSYVELGERVKAFRQYERLVSILKNSVGIEPSIETKKIIEKIRGLH